One genomic region from Balneola sp. encodes:
- a CDS encoding RNA polymerase subunit sigma-24, with protein MSEEKSEIKNNSPRENASASSLEDDKFVTEALAGKEKSYKKLVDKYQKPLYFHIRKMIKEVELVEDLVQEVFMKAFHNLSSYSNEYAFSTWLYRIATNHTIDYLRKKKLKTLSINEPYKTKDGDMEIQLPDESFSTDSPVIKKERKAIVQHAIENLPEKYKAVIEMRHMEEKSYQEIADVLDLPLGTVKAHIFRARELLYKALIDKRDKF; from the coding sequence ATGTCTGAAGAAAAGTCTGAAATTAAAAATAATTCACCGCGCGAAAATGCGTCCGCAAGTAGTCTCGAAGACGACAAATTTGTGACGGAGGCATTAGCCGGAAAGGAAAAATCGTACAAGAAATTAGTCGATAAGTATCAGAAACCACTGTACTTCCATATTAGGAAAATGATTAAGGAAGTAGAACTGGTTGAAGACTTGGTACAGGAAGTCTTTATGAAAGCTTTTCATAATTTGTCTTCCTACAGCAATGAATATGCATTCTCAACCTGGCTGTATAGAATCGCTACAAACCACACGATCGATTATCTCCGCAAGAAGAAACTGAAGACGCTTTCTATCAACGAACCATATAAAACCAAAGACGGGGATATGGAAATTCAGCTGCCGGATGAAAGCTTTTCAACCGACAGTCCGGTCATCAAAAAGGAGAGGAAGGCTATTGTTCAGCATGCCATTGAAAATCTTCCGGAGAAATATAAAGCTGTGATTGAAATGCGGCATATGGAAGAAAAGTCATATCAGGAAATTGCGGACGTTTTAGATCTTCCATTGGGTACTGTGAAAGCTCATATTTTTCGGGCAAGAGAGCTGCTCTACAAAGCTTTAATTGATAAAAGAGATAAGTTTTAA
- the queG gene encoding tRNA epoxyqueuosine(34) reductase QueG, which translates to MLQQQKFTERIRSQALQLGFDACGFAQAQHLPDEARRLDEWLTQNKNGSMSWMENHFEKRVDPTLLVPGSKTVVSVLASYYHPSHDKQIGVKNEPLIAKYAHGRDYHKVLKKKLKKLFNFTEELLGGLEGRIFVDSAPVLDKVWAQRAGLGWIGKNSNLLNKNIGSFFFIGEMIIDAELSYDAPVTDHCGSCTNCIDACPTDAIYEPYRVDATKCISYLTIELKEEIDKQYQTNIENWIYGCDICQDVCPWNSKSVIAQFEDLHPREYVVDRDLDFWKNLTPKQYDETFEGSAIRRAKYDKFKSTVSIVSNNLQNKKAD; encoded by the coding sequence ATGCTTCAACAACAAAAGTTCACAGAAAGAATCAGATCCCAAGCTCTTCAGTTAGGATTCGATGCCTGTGGTTTTGCCCAAGCCCAACATCTGCCTGATGAAGCCCGCCGCCTGGATGAATGGCTTACCCAAAATAAGAACGGCTCTATGAGTTGGATGGAAAATCACTTTGAAAAAAGAGTGGATCCTACCCTCCTTGTTCCCGGTTCAAAAACGGTGGTTTCTGTTTTAGCAAGCTATTATCACCCCTCTCACGACAAGCAAATTGGAGTTAAGAATGAGCCTCTGATTGCCAAGTACGCGCACGGCAGGGATTATCACAAAGTCCTTAAGAAAAAGCTGAAGAAATTATTCAATTTTACAGAAGAACTTTTGGGTGGACTTGAAGGAAGAATATTCGTCGACTCCGCTCCGGTGTTAGATAAAGTATGGGCACAGCGAGCTGGGCTTGGCTGGATTGGGAAGAATTCAAACCTGCTTAATAAAAACATCGGTTCTTTCTTTTTTATCGGGGAGATGATTATTGATGCCGAATTAAGCTACGATGCTCCCGTAACCGATCACTGCGGCTCTTGCACCAATTGTATTGATGCCTGCCCTACAGATGCCATTTACGAGCCTTATCGTGTGGATGCGACCAAATGCATCTCTTACCTAACCATCGAGCTAAAGGAAGAAATTGATAAGCAATATCAAACCAACATTGAAAACTGGATCTATGGGTGTGATATCTGTCAGGATGTTTGTCCCTGGAATAGTAAATCGGTAATCGCTCAGTTTGAGGATTTACATCCAAGAGAATATGTAGTAGATCGTGACTTAGACTTCTGGAAAAACCTTACACCCAAACAATATGATGAGACTTTTGAAGGGAGTGCAATTCGACGGGCCAAGTATGATAAGTTCAAATCCACCGTTTCAATTGTCTCCAATAACTTGCAAAATAAAAAAGCCGACTAA
- a CDS encoding Asp-tRNA(Asn)/Glu-tRNA(Gln) amidotransferase GatCAB subunit A — protein MDYMTISETREKVLSGELKLREIVEQYIKEIEVQNSEINAFVATDFEASLTRAEEIQKKIDNGTAGKLAGVVMGIKDVISERGKKVTCASKILENFESVYDATVIERLHSEDAILIGRLNMDEFAMGSTNEYSNFGPVKNPRNTSKVPGGSSGGSAAAVASGMAMTTLGSDTGGSIRQPASYCGVVGLKPTYGRVSRYGLVAYASSFDCIGPLAHSAEDAARVLDVIAGFDERDNTSSHREKDDYIAAVQNPDKKIKIGVPEEFFGEGLDAEIKEGIENVLNKLEADGAELVPIHLPHTKYGIATYYILATAEASSNLARFDGIRYGHRADKDEMLDGLKKEEKALKEAFEIAEGEEKIELQQKLAKLDSPLVRLYKKSRTEGFGTEVKRRIMLGTYVLSAGYYDAYYGKAQKVRRLIQNDYKEAFKEVDVVVTPTAPTTAFDIGAKVDDPVQMYLNDVYTITANLAGICGISVPAGTHSNGLPYGIQFMGDSFQEAKILNAARLVELQSE, from the coding sequence TTGGATTACATGACTATTTCAGAGACTCGAGAAAAAGTCTTATCAGGAGAACTAAAACTTCGCGAAATTGTAGAACAGTATATCAAAGAAATTGAAGTCCAAAATTCGGAGATAAATGCTTTCGTAGCTACCGATTTTGAAGCGTCTTTAACCCGTGCCGAGGAGATCCAAAAAAAGATCGATAATGGCACCGCCGGGAAGCTTGCCGGTGTGGTTATGGGTATAAAAGATGTAATTTCTGAGCGAGGGAAGAAGGTAACTTGTGCGTCAAAGATACTTGAGAACTTTGAAAGTGTGTATGATGCCACGGTTATCGAACGACTTCACTCCGAAGATGCCATCCTAATTGGCCGTCTTAACATGGATGAATTTGCCATGGGCTCAACCAATGAGTACAGCAATTTTGGTCCGGTGAAGAATCCACGAAACACTAGTAAAGTGCCCGGTGGTTCTTCAGGAGGAAGTGCTGCCGCTGTGGCTTCAGGAATGGCTATGACTACACTCGGCTCTGATACCGGAGGCTCCATTCGCCAGCCGGCTTCTTACTGCGGTGTTGTGGGATTGAAACCAACATACGGACGAGTTTCTCGCTATGGTTTGGTAGCATATGCATCTTCATTTGACTGTATTGGACCACTTGCTCACTCAGCCGAAGATGCTGCAAGGGTGCTTGACGTGATTGCAGGATTTGATGAGCGTGATAACACTTCTTCACATCGCGAAAAGGATGATTATATAGCCGCAGTTCAAAATCCCGATAAGAAAATTAAGATTGGCGTTCCTGAAGAGTTTTTTGGTGAAGGACTTGATGCTGAAATTAAAGAGGGTATCGAGAATGTCTTAAACAAACTGGAAGCTGATGGAGCGGAACTGGTTCCGATTCACTTACCACATACCAAGTACGGAATTGCTACTTACTATATTCTTGCTACAGCAGAGGCATCCAGTAATTTAGCTCGGTTTGACGGTATCCGTTATGGCCACCGTGCTGATAAAGATGAAATGCTTGACGGCCTGAAGAAAGAAGAAAAAGCACTTAAAGAGGCTTTTGAAATAGCGGAAGGCGAAGAGAAAATCGAACTTCAGCAGAAATTGGCTAAGCTGGATTCCCCTTTAGTACGTCTCTATAAGAAGTCTCGTACTGAAGGATTTGGAACCGAAGTAAAACGGCGGATTATGTTAGGGACTTATGTATTGAGTGCCGGGTATTATGACGCCTACTATGGCAAAGCACAGAAAGTTCGCCGCCTCATTCAAAATGATTATAAAGAAGCCTTTAAAGAAGTGGACGTGGTAGTTACCCCAACTGCACCCACAACGGCTTTTGATATTGGAGCCAAGGTTGATGATCCGGTTCAAATGTATCTGAACGATGTTTATACAATTACGGCAAATCTTGCTGGGATTTGTGGCATTAGCGTACCTGCGGGCACCCATAGCAACGGACTTCCATATGGAATTCAATTTATGGGAGATAGCTTTCAGGAAGCTAAAATTCTGAATGCAGCCCGGTTGGTAGAACTTCAATCCGAATAA
- a CDS encoding NAD(P)-dependent oxidoreductase: protein MNRLKGKTAIVTGATAGIGYKTAELLAEQGVHLALTGRRENRLQEIKKEFEAAYSVNVQIASFDVQDPTACEDFVESLSGSVDILINNAGLAKGTDPVFDADLDDWNTMIDTNVKGLLYLSRLIIPQMKERNTGHIINIGSTAGHESYAGGVVYSATKHAVKAVTESTKKDLHGTNVRVSMVSPGLVETEFSEVRFDGDKEKAASVYKGLDPLVAQDIAEIIVFVANRPAHVNIMDTIIYPVAQSSATMVYRNE, encoded by the coding sequence ATGAACAGGCTTAAAGGCAAAACGGCAATTGTAACAGGAGCTACAGCAGGAATCGGTTACAAAACAGCTGAGTTGCTTGCTGAACAGGGCGTGCACTTGGCCCTGACAGGACGCAGAGAGAATCGTCTTCAAGAGATTAAGAAAGAATTTGAAGCAGCGTACTCTGTAAATGTTCAGATTGCTTCCTTTGATGTACAAGATCCTACAGCTTGCGAAGATTTTGTGGAGTCATTATCCGGATCTGTAGATATCTTGATAAATAATGCAGGACTAGCAAAAGGTACTGATCCGGTATTTGACGCCGACCTAGATGACTGGAACACCATGATTGATACCAATGTGAAAGGATTGTTGTATCTGTCTCGTTTGATTATTCCGCAAATGAAAGAGCGTAATACCGGGCATATCATTAATATTGGCTCAACAGCGGGACATGAATCTTATGCAGGGGGAGTTGTTTACTCAGCAACAAAACATGCGGTGAAGGCGGTTACCGAATCAACCAAGAAAGACCTCCATGGCACGAATGTTCGTGTAAGTATGGTTTCCCCGGGTTTGGTAGAAACTGAATTCAGTGAAGTCCGGTTTGATGGGGATAAGGAAAAGGCGGCAAGTGTTTATAAAGGTCTTGATCCCCTCGTAGCCCAGGATATCGCCGAAATTATTGTGTTCGTTGCAAACCGGCCTGCCCACGTGAATATTATGGATACAATTATTTATCCTGTTGCTCAATCCTCAGCCACTATGGTATATCGAAATGAATAA
- a CDS encoding twin-arginine translocase TatA/TatE family subunit, with protein sequence MFNSLGAPEILIIAIVILVLFGAKRIPELARGLGQGIKEFRQASKDIKKEIEDSSRDINDAANHEETSSKSK encoded by the coding sequence ATGTTTAATAGTTTAGGCGCCCCTGAAATTCTCATAATTGCTATCGTAATACTTGTATTATTCGGTGCAAAAAGAATTCCCGAACTGGCTCGTGGATTAGGGCAAGGTATTAAAGAATTCCGCCAGGCTTCCAAAGATATTAAGAAAGAAATTGAAGACAGTTCTCGTGACATCAACGATGCTGCCAATCACGAAGAAACCTCATCTAAAAGTAAGTAA
- a CDS encoding 23S rRNA (uracil(1939)-C(5))-methyltransferase RlmD → MSLKKGQEVELDIIEAAFKGKGLAKVDGLAVFVPGTTPGDKVKARIVKKKKNYREAKLLELLEPSAHRIDPKCQHAKVCGGCSWQHIPYSKQLEFKSQQVRDHIERIGGLDGSIVKEGVGADQEFYYRNKMEYSICSRRWLTEEEVRRDEYVDDSAFAAGLHAPGRFDKILNIKECHLQVKESYEILDFVRNYCIKEGIEPYDTFENTGFMRHVMIRNSHHTDDFMVNLVTYQDDQEVMKKMTDALLEEFPFITTVVNNVNDTKSPTAVGRIEKVLYGPGFIVDEIGEFTFKIHPNAFFQTNTAQAENLYEIARDYAELKEGDVVYDLYCGVGTLSLFMSKPAKSVLGIELVDVAVENAKFNAKENKVDNVSFIKGDMKDVFTQEMVDKYGAPNVLITDPPRAGMHPDVVERLSELKVPRIVYVSCNSSTMARDLKELNKVYEIEEVQPVDMFPQTYHIEAVAKLKLRDS, encoded by the coding sequence ATGTCGCTTAAAAAAGGTCAGGAAGTAGAATTAGATATAATTGAAGCGGCATTTAAAGGGAAAGGTTTAGCAAAAGTTGACGGGCTCGCAGTTTTTGTACCGGGAACCACCCCTGGTGACAAAGTGAAAGCTCGGATCGTCAAAAAGAAAAAGAATTACCGGGAAGCTAAACTTCTCGAGCTGCTGGAACCAAGCGCCCATCGTATCGACCCAAAGTGCCAACATGCTAAAGTATGTGGCGGATGCAGCTGGCAGCATATTCCCTACTCTAAACAACTAGAGTTTAAAAGTCAGCAGGTTCGTGATCATATTGAACGAATTGGTGGACTTGACGGCAGTATTGTTAAGGAAGGCGTTGGTGCAGACCAAGAATTTTATTATCGCAATAAGATGGAGTACAGCATCTGTTCTCGCAGGTGGCTTACTGAAGAAGAAGTCCGGCGGGATGAATATGTAGATGACTCTGCCTTTGCAGCAGGCCTCCACGCGCCGGGGCGATTTGATAAAATTCTGAATATCAAAGAGTGCCATCTTCAGGTAAAGGAGTCTTATGAAATTCTCGATTTTGTGCGCAATTACTGCATCAAAGAAGGAATTGAGCCTTATGATACTTTTGAGAATACAGGCTTCATGCGCCACGTTATGATTCGTAATTCTCATCATACCGATGATTTTATGGTGAATCTGGTCACCTATCAAGACGATCAGGAAGTCATGAAAAAGATGACTGATGCGTTGCTTGAGGAATTTCCATTCATCACAACCGTGGTGAATAATGTGAACGACACCAAAAGTCCTACTGCCGTTGGGCGAATTGAAAAAGTATTATATGGCCCCGGTTTCATTGTTGATGAAATCGGTGAATTCACCTTCAAAATACACCCTAATGCTTTCTTCCAGACTAATACTGCACAGGCTGAAAATCTTTATGAGATTGCCCGCGACTATGCTGAACTGAAAGAAGGCGATGTGGTGTACGACTTGTACTGTGGGGTCGGCACGTTAAGCTTATTCATGAGCAAACCGGCTAAAAGCGTTCTTGGCATTGAGCTTGTTGATGTGGCCGTAGAAAATGCCAAATTCAACGCTAAAGAGAACAAGGTTGATAATGTCTCTTTCATTAAAGGCGATATGAAAGACGTATTTACGCAGGAAATGGTGGATAAATACGGGGCTCCAAATGTCCTTATTACAGATCCTCCCCGTGCCGGAATGCACCCTGATGTAGTTGAAAGGCTATCCGAGTTGAAAGTCCCGCGCATCGTCTATGTAAGCTGTAACAGTTCAACTATGGCTCGTGATTTGAAAGAACTTAACAAGGTCTACGAAATTGAAGAAGTGCAGCCTGTAGATATGTTTCCACAGACTTACCACATTGAGGCTGTGGCAAAGCTTAAGCTCAGAGACAGTTAA
- a CDS encoding 50S ribosomal protein L11 methyltransferase — translation MEYVELRISLKDDFHELLIAELFDLDFEGFEQEDDLLVATIPTQRFDDTKREDIEKMLMKFGGESSVLSEKIIPDQNWNETWEKTIQPQIIGEFYIHPTWSASIPDTADKIELMIDPKMAFGTGYHATTRVMLEWLPEVIEEGDKVLDAGTGTGILAIAALKLGAKSAFGFDIDEWSETNAHENILLNEVENFDVKLGSTEVIPEGEKYDVILANINRNALIDLVPVLLTFLNEGGKLLLSGLLEEDEPVILKQDSLQKLNHKGTHQHKEWIAILFES, via the coding sequence ATGGAATATGTTGAGCTTCGAATATCCCTTAAGGATGATTTTCATGAACTGCTGATTGCCGAGCTGTTTGATCTTGATTTTGAAGGTTTTGAGCAGGAAGATGATCTGTTGGTAGCCACTATCCCTACCCAACGATTTGATGATACCAAGAGGGAAGACATTGAGAAAATGTTGATGAAGTTTGGCGGTGAATCCTCCGTCTTAAGTGAGAAGATCATTCCCGATCAGAATTGGAATGAGACGTGGGAGAAAACTATACAGCCTCAAATAATCGGTGAATTTTACATTCACCCAACTTGGTCAGCTTCCATCCCGGATACAGCAGACAAAATCGAATTGATGATTGATCCCAAAATGGCTTTTGGAACCGGTTATCATGCCACAACAAGGGTTATGCTAGAATGGCTTCCTGAAGTTATTGAGGAAGGAGATAAGGTACTGGATGCCGGAACGGGGACAGGTATTCTTGCTATTGCAGCTTTGAAATTGGGAGCTAAATCAGCTTTTGGTTTTGATATTGATGAGTGGAGCGAAACCAATGCTCATGAAAATATTCTGTTGAATGAAGTTGAGAATTTTGATGTGAAACTTGGCTCAACAGAAGTCATTCCGGAAGGAGAGAAGTACGATGTGATTTTAGCTAACATCAATCGAAATGCATTGATTGATTTAGTTCCGGTTCTCCTGACATTTCTTAACGAAGGCGGAAAGCTACTACTATCAGGACTCCTTGAGGAAGATGAGCCTGTTATATTAAAACAGGATTCCCTGCAGAAGTTAAATCATAAAGGCACCCATCAACACAAAGAATGGATTGCAATACTATTTGAATCATGA
- a CDS encoding outer membrane protein assembly factor — MIYPTDIYAQQTSDNSNTEDVVRRIRFSGNANVKDRTLTTLVRTRTNRELLGIPRFTPWYYMWNISNGRFGEEPTYLNKQTVANDMERIALYYESLGFLDVQVDTTIVEYRTDKIEVSFIIDEGDAYTINTISYKGMPDFRNPQKKINFLEESILTRGRINDTTYTVNRQYNSQELSNEQQRIITFLKNNGYASVQRDSVIALVKTDSSAANALDIRYRVTPGDIYRFGDIRVQLSDEEPPVNFTQRDTLSGKPFTTDSSNSIYLAKEPGTQSTFNLLSSQLLFKPGSVYNHSLYLETINEFQNLGMLYIQRFGQNENQAIADYSREEIPVYFDLQTLTKHSISTELFGMKRYGYGTGFGVDYNNNNVFGNAENLVIGANASFEFVSPAVLEEIDTTATQSSVFRSYELRTEYSVPRLNFPFRSLDNRPGFTSGVTRYLLSYSRSDQLLFDINSDVGFNMRYEVNHTQKFSSFLDLIELDLVDTNPSDSYIRNLRNEFGTDTLQDGTIVDAFELQRILEDFNPQVSSIVRYTFRSQNTDLIKRNRGYFSEYSFSIGGNIPYAIDNYLSTPDTLEGNLPSLFGLSENNLSYSRFIKLSADYRRYYPISNSGVFAWRLFGGFAQPYGGSTSIPLNRRFFAGGSNDIRGWAPFQLGPGDISTDNVNIPGGEIKLAAFTEIRQTFIRDFLGANWMAALYMDAGNVWYGPENDFRDQNNQDRLERGRFRFDNFYNQVAVGSGPGLRLDWEYVVVRFDFTFRLHDLQAGWLNNKQLYFSFGIGHSF, encoded by the coding sequence ATTATTTACCCAACCGATATTTATGCACAGCAGACTTCTGACAATTCAAACACGGAAGATGTAGTTCGACGCATTCGCTTTTCCGGCAATGCCAATGTTAAGGATCGAACACTCACGACCTTAGTAAGAACACGAACGAATAGGGAATTATTAGGGATCCCCCGCTTCACTCCCTGGTACTACATGTGGAATATCTCCAACGGTCGATTTGGGGAAGAACCCACTTACCTCAATAAACAAACCGTGGCTAACGATATGGAGCGCATTGCACTTTATTATGAATCGTTGGGTTTTCTGGATGTACAGGTAGACACCACTATTGTAGAATACCGTACCGATAAGATTGAAGTATCTTTTATCATTGATGAGGGTGATGCTTATACCATAAACACTATTTCCTACAAAGGAATGCCTGACTTCAGAAACCCTCAAAAGAAAATTAATTTTCTCGAGGAGAGCATTCTTACCAGAGGAAGAATCAATGACACGACCTATACCGTAAATCGTCAGTATAATTCTCAAGAATTAAGTAACGAACAACAGCGAATAATTACTTTTTTAAAGAATAATGGATATGCTTCTGTTCAAAGAGATTCAGTAATTGCCTTAGTAAAAACGGACTCCTCAGCCGCTAATGCATTAGACATCCGGTATCGGGTAACTCCAGGCGATATTTATAGGTTTGGAGATATTAGGGTTCAGCTAAGTGATGAAGAGCCTCCAGTAAATTTCACACAGCGTGATACCCTTTCCGGAAAACCCTTTACCACAGATTCTTCCAATTCCATTTACTTGGCTAAAGAACCTGGAACGCAGTCTACCTTCAATCTGCTATCGAGCCAGCTGCTTTTCAAACCGGGGTCTGTCTATAATCACTCCTTGTATTTAGAAACTATTAACGAGTTTCAGAACCTTGGAATGCTTTATATACAACGATTTGGGCAAAATGAGAATCAGGCAATTGCCGATTATTCCAGAGAAGAAATTCCTGTTTATTTTGATCTTCAAACGCTGACCAAACATAGTATATCCACTGAACTATTTGGGATGAAGAGGTATGGCTATGGTACCGGTTTTGGTGTTGACTACAACAATAATAACGTGTTCGGAAATGCAGAGAATCTCGTTATTGGAGCCAATGCAAGCTTTGAGTTTGTGAGTCCGGCCGTTCTGGAAGAAATTGATACGACCGCAACTCAATCCTCCGTATTCAGAAGCTACGAGTTGCGAACTGAGTATTCGGTGCCACGGCTTAACTTCCCCTTCCGATCTCTTGACAACCGCCCGGGCTTTACCAGTGGTGTTACGAGATACTTGTTATCATACAGCAGATCTGATCAACTACTTTTCGATATTAACTCTGACGTTGGATTTAATATGCGGTATGAAGTTAATCACACCCAGAAATTTTCAAGTTTCCTTGATTTGATTGAGCTGGATCTGGTTGATACAAACCCCTCAGATTCCTACATCCGAAATCTTAGAAATGAGTTTGGAACCGATACCCTGCAAGACGGGACTATTGTAGACGCATTTGAGCTTCAACGAATTTTGGAGGACTTCAATCCTCAGGTCTCCTCTATTGTTCGTTACACATTCCGTAGCCAGAATACAGACCTCATCAAGCGCAATAGAGGCTATTTCAGTGAGTACTCCTTCTCCATTGGCGGGAACATTCCCTATGCCATTGATAACTATTTATCAACTCCTGATACTCTGGAAGGAAATCTACCTTCTCTGTTTGGACTCAGTGAAAACAACCTTAGCTACAGTCGATTTATTAAACTTTCGGCCGATTATCGCAGATACTATCCTATTTCAAATTCTGGTGTTTTTGCGTGGAGGTTATTTGGCGGATTTGCTCAACCTTATGGGGGCTCCACTTCAATTCCACTTAACCGAAGGTTTTTTGCCGGAGGAAGTAATGACATTCGTGGCTGGGCTCCTTTTCAGTTAGGTCCGGGTGATATTTCCACAGACAATGTTAACATACCCGGTGGTGAAATTAAACTCGCAGCTTTTACTGAAATCAGGCAAACTTTTATTCGGGATTTTTTAGGAGCTAACTGGATGGCTGCCTTATATATGGACGCCGGAAATGTTTGGTATGGTCCTGAAAATGATTTCCGTGACCAAAACAATCAGGATAGGCTGGAAAGAGGACGTTTTCGTTTTGATAATTTTTATAACCAAGTTGCTGTGGGCAGCGGACCCGGCCTCCGATTAGATTGGGAATATGTGGTAGTTCGGTTTGATTTTACCTTCCGCCTGCACGACCTTCAAGCTGGTTGGTTAAATAATAAGCAACTATATTTCAGCTTTGGTATTGGTCACTCCTTTTAA